The Gadus macrocephalus chromosome 12, ASM3116895v1 genome segment TTAAGCCTCATGTTTGGCCGTAGCATCGGGCAGCCTACTGGATTTTCTCTCCATCCTCTTGGGGACGGACTCAATCTATCTCCTCTGCTTTGGCCTCGCGTCCCCTTCCCGTTGAGTCACTTGTTTGTCTTTAATCAGCAAGAGGGGACTCTGTCGGGCGCCGGTGTCTCTTATCAGCGTCTAAACCTATCGCTTTGATTAGTCTAATTCCTCTGGTGCCTTAATCCCCTCCTGGCAGCCCCCACGTCCCACCCAGGGGAGTTCAGTCAGGAAGGAAGCCAAGGCTTTGATCGAAGACCATCCCGTTCTCttcttgtttctttattttcatCTGCAAAAGTGAGTTGACTTATTCAGCGGCGTGAGCCTGGAGCAGTTCACTTGAATGCGTTTGAGGAGAGATTCCTTGACACCATTGGACCTTCTTATTAGCAGAATTGTTTTCTAATTTAGGAGGTAGAGGCGGTGAAGTGAAACTCCAGGCAAAAGACATCCATCAATATCTTATTAGACCGTCAGGGGTTGGTAGAAAAGACCCAATTTGGCCGAGGctttttcatctctctctctttttaagaGATGCTTCTTATGGCCTGCTCCGTTGGCATCATCCAGCATCATAATGATATGTTGATATATTCAAATCATAAATAGTGGTCTGAAGTGTGGCACACTCTCTCTGACCTGATAACATCTGATTAATATCAATAGAGTGTGCTGCTGCGTGATTGAAGAGACTGATGCCTGCTGAGCTCATCAGGATACGCACTCGGTGGCGGTggcagtggtagtagtagtagaagtaataGTAGGAGCAGTATTATTAGTAGTGGTGgtatattagtagtagtagttgtagtagtattatagtagttatagtagtagtaggaaTAGTATATGTAGTAGTTGTAGCAAGAGGAGGCCTAGTTGTTGTAGGCCAAGTAatggtagtaatagtagtagtagtactagtagcattggtagtaatagtagtaggcTTACTAGTGGCCATAGTAGAAGCAGGAGTAGTAGGAGGTAGTTTATGCAACATCTCATCGATGGATGATTTTTTTAAGACATGTTGATAGATCTTATATATAACATAAGGAGTATGTTCTGTACATATTGTCATGATGTAATGTTTTTCCGAAGGTTGCGCTACGTTATTGTGTTGTTTAAGAGGCAAACATAGTTACACCGCATGTAGCTTCGTTCAATCTTTAAACGTTCACCGCCACGGCAAGAGGGTGGCCGAGCTGTCTGCCGCCATCCCAGGGGTCACACAGACATAAGGGGACCTCTTTGTAATTAACTCCGCCGGACAGATGAACGCAGATAGACTGAGTGTTAATTCATGCAATACAGCCGAGCGGAACTAAACGGAAATTGTCCTGCGCAATTCTCTGGCAGAGAGTGAACGCTCTTAAATGATGCTgccccttaacacacacacatatacacacacacacacacacacacacacacacacacacacacacacacacacacacacacacacacagacacataaccCCCAGTGACATCGCTTGAGCCCAGGCGCTGAGTCACacctgtaagtgtgtgtgtgtttgtgtgtgtttgtgtgtgtgtgtgtgtgtgtttgtgtgtgtgtgtgtgtgtgtgtgtgtgtggtatgtgtgtgtctgcgtatgtgtgtgtgtgtgtgtgtgtgtatgtgtatgtgtgcgtgtgtctttgtgtgtgtgtgtgtgtgggtgtatgtgtgcgtgcgtgcgagcgtgcatgcgtgtgtgtgtgtttgtgtgcgtgcgcatgctaGATAAGTGGCAAATTTCTATCCCCACTTCAAGAACCAACCAGACATTAACACCTGACAGCTTCAAATTGTTCACGTCTGTCCACGAATACTAATCCACCGCCTTGCCAGGGCGCTATAAGTGTCACGTGAGGGTTGTGTTGCCCCAGCCCGGTATTGTCTGTGTTTTCCTGCGTTGATTTGTACAAGTGTTGTGCAGTCACCCCTCATGCTTTCTATTTCATCTGAGTCAAATCTAGGCTGGCAACGTGTGGACTTAGGGCTATTAGTTGGCCTCCTGCCAGTCATCCACCTGCTCTTTGTCGGGCAGGATCTTCACAAAGGGGACACAGACACTGTGCATTGCATGTGCGCTGCTTGCTCGTGTGCATTCCTTGATTCAGCACACATTTGCTTGTGCCTTTATGGATGGATGTGGGGATTAaagcctattttatttaaattatagTGGAAAAAACATATTATTACTGCTTGTTTACTGTCTCCTTAACACTATGCGTTACAGTTTGCATGTGCTTTTTTTAGATGTCACTAATGTTTAAACACAAAGTAAGCCCTGCACGCTGGCACCTTGAATGTCTGTTGGAGTGGTGTTGTTTTTCAAGAAGAACTGCATCACACAGCAGATTAATAGAACAGGATTAACTTTCAATCCAGATGTGTCTTTTAAGGTTGGTCAGAATGCCTTGAGGGTGTTCCTTTCAGAGCGAAAGATCAAGGTCTGTAGCTACCATGCCTCAACCATTAGGAGTGAACCATGACTGATTGGGAAATGAAACCTGACGTTTTTATAATTGATAGAAGGTGCATTTGCCTGTAGGCTATTTCGCGTGGTAAAGATGGCATTTTGATTTGATACATTCTGCTTCCTACTGGCTACACAgaattatttattcatcatttaaTCTCACTCTCTATAAACACATAAACTGAATTAACATAGTCTGTATTATAATGATTAAACAGACTTGCTATGTGTATATTGGTGGAAACTATGGCAGACTTTTTTTTACTCCAACAACATTGCAGACCAATGTGTACAAGAGAACTCAGATTTAGACAGTGTATTGATTCGAGTTTCTGGGCCTTTCTGGCCTCCCTTGTGTTGATTTGTGAACTCTGTATTCTGCAGGGGAAAGCCAACATCAACATATCTCCTGAGCATGATCCTATTTTGATTAAGAATTTGCTTGGAGAGGGGCTTTTCACAGACCATTGTCAGTGTGTcgtgagagagaaaggaaatattttaaaatgtgaATTGCACCTACAACATATTGATATGTTGCAGCCACTACAACATATTGACAGTAAAATAAgttccaattttaaaataaatgtcaatgTTTGCGAAACACTATTGATTGGGAATGGCGTCATCCTTACGGACGGATAAAAGATTTTTAAATCTCAATTACCCGCCCAAGTTAAGTACCTAAACAACGGATTTCTCTGGGTTAGAAACAAGTGAGTTGTGCACTTACGGTACGTACACAACTCAACAAATTATATAGGCTACCATATTTTAATCTGGAAATGTTACATAAAATACCTTTAAGTAAACCTTTTAAAAGTGAGGTAGGCATCTTAACATAGTGTTGTTATGTTTGACATTTCGTTGAGACGTTCTCTTTGAATTACCTTTGAAAACGTTGCAATTTATAAATACCATCAATATGTGAGGCTCTGGTATCGTGATCATTCCTCCTTATTGACTCCCACCTCCCACCATCTGTGTCTCACCACTAGCATTCATTTAATCACCGACTATTCAGGCAACAAATATTTAAGAGCTGAACATCTAATTCAAGGATGCGAACTTTTTTTCCACAAAGCTTTTTTTCCACAGTCCACAAAGCAAACAAAGCAGTCTGATTAAATGTACCAATGGGTGAAAAGCACGAACCCAACAACTTCAAAAACGCAGTTTATAACCGCTCGATGCGCGGTCTCCTATATCGCTGCTCTTTACGCACGCCTGGTCTGCGCGTCAGGTGGCTCCCCAGACGAAATTTGATTCAAACCGACAAAGCACAACACACGATTACCTCAGAACGGCCTGGGTGTCACAATACATTTTGTTCCGACTTAGACGCGACTCCTCTAAACGTAGGTACGTTCGCTCTCTAATCACCCGGCGCTCCGGTGGCGAGTCTGAGCTTTTGCGCGCGGCCGTGGAGCGTATAAAACAAGGTGGCGCGCAGCAGGGGATGTCAgatggagaggatggagagcgAGTGAAGATGTCGGTATCGCACGGACCTACATGCGCCTTTGTTTAAATTAGAATCCACTGCCATCGTTgaggagaaaaagaaaaagaaaaagcaacGTGTTTTCCAAAATGACAACAGCCAtacgtttttcttttttggacACGTTTTCACCTCCTTTCCTCACACATTTTTAACTCTCCCATCCCACACCAGAGGATGTGTGAGTGAGCCggccagcgccccccccccccccccccccccgccgccatgCAGCTGAACGAGAGTGGGGTTCAGACGCCGGCTCCGGAGCAGTGCGAACAGGGGCGGCTCCGACGGCAGGAGGCGGGCGCGGACGTGGCCAACTGTAGCGGCGGCCCGTCGGCCAATCTGTCGCTGCACTGCTGGCTGGAGCTGCTCACCAGGGAGTCCCTCCCGGAGCTGCAGGGCGACGGCTCCAGCATGGCGCTGCGCGTGCTCATCGCCTGCGTCTACTCGGTGGTGTTCGCGCTGGGGCTGGTGGGCAACTCGCTGGCGCTCTACATGCTGCACTCGCGCCACCGCCAGAAGCAGTCGTCCATCAACTGCTTTGTGATGGGGCTGGCCGTCACCGACCTGCAGTTCGTGCTCACGCTGCCCTTCTGGGCCGTGGACACGGCGCTGGACTTCCGCTGGCCCTTCGGCCAGGTGATGTGCAAGATCGTCAGCTCCGTCACCACCATGAACATGTACGCCAGCGTCTTCTTCCTCACCGCCATGAGCGCCGCGCGCTACTACTCCATCTCCTCGGCGCTCAAGATGCACAGCCGGCGGGCGGCGGCCGCGCGCGCCAAGTGGACCAGCCTGGCCATCTGGGCCGTGTCCCTGCTGGCCACGCTGCCGCACGCCGTCtactccaccaccgccgccatgaCGTCGGACGAGGAGCTGTGCCTGCTGCGCTTCCCCGACGCGGGCCGCTGGGACCCCCAGGTGCTGCTGGGGCTGTACCAGCTGCAGAAGGTGCTGCTGGGCTTCCTCCTGCCGCTGGCCACCATCACGGCCTgctacctgctgctgctgcgctcCGTGCTGGGCAGCCGCGCGGCGGGCCCCTCCGGGGGCCCCGAGGCGCAGCGGTGCCGCCACAAGCGGCGCTCCAGGGTCACCAAGTCGGTGGCCATCGTGGTGCTGGCCTTCTTCCTGTGCTGGCTGCCCAACCAGGCGCTGACCCTGTGGGCCGTGCTCATCAAGTTCGACCTGGTGCACTTCAGCAAGGCCTTCTACAACGCCCAGGCCTACGCCTTCCCGCTGACGGTGTGCCTGGCCTACACCAACAGCAGCCTGAACCCCGTGCTCTACTGCCTGGTGCGGCAGGAGTTCCGGGCGGGGCTGAAGGAGCTGCTCCTCCGGGCCACGCCCTCCTTCAGCAGCCTGGCTCAGAGGCTGCCCCGCCGGGCCAGGGTGGCCGAGGCGCCCCCCGGCCTGGTGCTGGTGCAGATGCAGGTCTGagggcccccccaccccatccaccccccccacccccccaccccacccggcCTGGTGCTGGTACAGATGGGGgtctgggcccccccccccccccccacccaggacccgggttg includes the following:
- the rxfp3.2b gene encoding relaxin family peptide receptor 3.2b, with product MQLNESGVQTPAPEQCEQGRLRRQEAGADVANCSGGPSANLSLHCWLELLTRESLPELQGDGSSMALRVLIACVYSVVFALGLVGNSLALYMLHSRHRQKQSSINCFVMGLAVTDLQFVLTLPFWAVDTALDFRWPFGQVMCKIVSSVTTMNMYASVFFLTAMSAARYYSISSALKMHSRRAAAARAKWTSLAIWAVSLLATLPHAVYSTTAAMTSDEELCLLRFPDAGRWDPQVLLGLYQLQKVLLGFLLPLATITACYLLLLRSVLGSRAAGPSGGPEAQRCRHKRRSRVTKSVAIVVLAFFLCWLPNQALTLWAVLIKFDLVHFSKAFYNAQAYAFPLTVCLAYTNSSLNPVLYCLVRQEFRAGLKELLLRATPSFSSLAQRLPRRARVAEAPPGLVLVQMQV